From a single Rosa rugosa chromosome 7, drRosRugo1.1, whole genome shotgun sequence genomic region:
- the LOC133722578 gene encoding auxin-induced protein 6B: MLGKKMVSFKNLAKKVKAVGATGREPSHHECLLRDSEQGGSPPTKPPTGFLAVYVGEERQRFVVPTSFLSHPLFKMLLEKAYNEFGFQQRNGLVVPCSVSAFEEVVSAVECSHGQFDFGELVEEFIS, encoded by the coding sequence ATGCTTGGGAAGAAGATGGTGAGCTTCAAAAACCTAGCCAAGAAGGTGAAGGCTGTGGGGGCAACTGGTAGAGAGCCATCACACCATGAATGTCTGCTAAGAGACTCGGAGCAAGGAGGGTCTCCTCCAACCAAACCACCAACTGGGTTCCTGGCAGTTTACGTAGGCGAAGAGCGCCAGAGGTTTGTGGTTCCAACAAGCTTTCTTTCTCATCCACTCTTCAAGATGCTGCTGGAGAAAGCGTACAATGAGTTTGGTTTTCAGCAGAGAAATGGACTCGTGGTTCCTTGCAGCGTCTCGGCTTTCGAAGAGGTTGTCAGTGCTGTGGAATGCAGTCACGGGCAGTTTGATTTTGGAGAACTTGTTGAGGAGTTTATTTCATGA